Proteins encoded in a region of the Fundulus heteroclitus isolate FHET01 chromosome 2, MU-UCD_Fhet_4.1, whole genome shotgun sequence genome:
- the LOC105929530 gene encoding uncharacterized oxidoreductase YjmC isoform X1 — translation MWGSKYRTILQRCVISQEEVQSFIERCLTTVGAKPHHANSLAEVLVTADCRGHYSHGLNRMDMYLKDIQTGVCAVEGEPVVEKESAATALVDGKNLLGPVVGNFCMNLAIRKAKEVGIGWVVAHDSNHFGIAGYYSMEALKENMIGMSFTNTSPLVVPTRGKERTLGTNPLSVAAPAQHGDSFVLDTATSAVALGKVELNERRGDPIPDGWGCDPQGHLTTDPTSVLKGGGLVPIGGSEATGGYKGYGLGMMVEVFCGILAGAQYSKYVRTWKVTDRAANLGQCFVAINPENFAPGFNERMSDLLSIQRDQDPADPGSPVLAPGDPERINMKKCEEMGGIPYHINVVNYINDYAKKIGVSQLLPCDKIVSI, via the exons ATGTGGGGAAGTAAATACAGGACGATCCTTCAAAG ATGTGTGATTAGCCAGGAGGAGGTGCAAAGCTTCATCGAGAGGTGTTTAACAACAGTGGGAGCCAAACCCCATCATGCTAACAGCCTGGCTGAGGTCCTGGTGACAGCAGACTGCCGGGGTCACTACAGTCATGGACTCAACAGGATGG ATATGTACCTAAAGGACATCCAGACAGGAGTCTGTGCTGTCGAAGGTGAGCCGGTGGTGGAGAAGGAAAGTGCAGCCACGGCGCTGGTGGATGGGAAGAACCTGCTGGGCCCAGTCGTGGGAAACTTCTGCATGAATCTGGCCATTAGAAAAGCCAAAGAGGTTGGCATTGGCTGGGTGGTGGCACATG ACTCTAACCATTTTGGAATTGCTGGATACTACTCAATGGAGGCCCTGAAAGAAAACATGATC GGCATGTCATTTACTAACACCTCCCCCCTGGTGGTTCCCACACGTGGTAAAGAG CGCACTTTGGGCACCAACCCCCTGAGCGTGGCGGCCCCAGCTCAACACGGAGACAGCTTCGTTCTGGACACGGCCACTTCAGCAGTAGCACTTGGAAAG GTGGAGCTGAATGAACGGCGAGGCGACCCCATTCCCGATGGCTGGGGCTGTGACCCACAGGGACATTTAACAACTGACCCAACAAGTGTTCTGAAGGGAGGTGGACTGGTGCCCATCGGTGGCAGTGAAGCCACAG GTGGCTACAAAGGTTATGGTCTCGGAATGATGGTGGAGGTCTTCTGTGGGATCTTGGCTGGTGCCCAATACAGCAAATACGTCCGCACGTGGAAAGTTACCGACCGTGCTGCCAACCTG GGCCAGTGTTTTGTAGCAATCAACCCAGAAAACTTTGCTCCAGGGTTCAATGAGAGGATGTCAGATCTGCTGTCCATCCAGAGAGACCAGGACCCC GCTGATCCAGGCTCGCCTGTTTTGGCTCCCGGAGATCCAGAGAGGATTAATATGAAGAAGTGTGAGGAGATGGGTGGAATACCCTACCACATCAATGTCGTCAATTACATT AACGATTATGCGAAGAAAATTGGTGTCAGCCAGCTGCTGCCATGTGACAAGATTGTCTCCATTTAG
- the LOC105929530 gene encoding uncharacterized oxidoreductase YjmC isoform X2 yields the protein MHRCVISQEEVQSFIERCLTTVGAKPHHANSLAEVLVTADCRGHYSHGLNRMDMYLKDIQTGVCAVEGEPVVEKESAATALVDGKNLLGPVVGNFCMNLAIRKAKEVGIGWVVAHDSNHFGIAGYYSMEALKENMIGMSFTNTSPLVVPTRGKERTLGTNPLSVAAPAQHGDSFVLDTATSAVALGKVELNERRGDPIPDGWGCDPQGHLTTDPTSVLKGGGLVPIGGSEATGGYKGYGLGMMVEVFCGILAGAQYSKYVRTWKVTDRAANLGQCFVAINPENFAPGFNERMSDLLSIQRDQDPADPGSPVLAPGDPERINMKKCEEMGGIPYHINVVNYINDYAKKIGVSQLLPCDKIVSI from the exons ATGCATAG ATGTGTGATTAGCCAGGAGGAGGTGCAAAGCTTCATCGAGAGGTGTTTAACAACAGTGGGAGCCAAACCCCATCATGCTAACAGCCTGGCTGAGGTCCTGGTGACAGCAGACTGCCGGGGTCACTACAGTCATGGACTCAACAGGATGG ATATGTACCTAAAGGACATCCAGACAGGAGTCTGTGCTGTCGAAGGTGAGCCGGTGGTGGAGAAGGAAAGTGCAGCCACGGCGCTGGTGGATGGGAAGAACCTGCTGGGCCCAGTCGTGGGAAACTTCTGCATGAATCTGGCCATTAGAAAAGCCAAAGAGGTTGGCATTGGCTGGGTGGTGGCACATG ACTCTAACCATTTTGGAATTGCTGGATACTACTCAATGGAGGCCCTGAAAGAAAACATGATC GGCATGTCATTTACTAACACCTCCCCCCTGGTGGTTCCCACACGTGGTAAAGAG CGCACTTTGGGCACCAACCCCCTGAGCGTGGCGGCCCCAGCTCAACACGGAGACAGCTTCGTTCTGGACACGGCCACTTCAGCAGTAGCACTTGGAAAG GTGGAGCTGAATGAACGGCGAGGCGACCCCATTCCCGATGGCTGGGGCTGTGACCCACAGGGACATTTAACAACTGACCCAACAAGTGTTCTGAAGGGAGGTGGACTGGTGCCCATCGGTGGCAGTGAAGCCACAG GTGGCTACAAAGGTTATGGTCTCGGAATGATGGTGGAGGTCTTCTGTGGGATCTTGGCTGGTGCCCAATACAGCAAATACGTCCGCACGTGGAAAGTTACCGACCGTGCTGCCAACCTG GGCCAGTGTTTTGTAGCAATCAACCCAGAAAACTTTGCTCCAGGGTTCAATGAGAGGATGTCAGATCTGCTGTCCATCCAGAGAGACCAGGACCCC GCTGATCCAGGCTCGCCTGTTTTGGCTCCCGGAGATCCAGAGAGGATTAATATGAAGAAGTGTGAGGAGATGGGTGGAATACCCTACCACATCAATGTCGTCAATTACATT AACGATTATGCGAAGAAAATTGGTGTCAGCCAGCTGCTGCCATGTGACAAGATTGTCTCCATTTAG